A region from the Paludicola sp. MB14-C6 genome encodes:
- a CDS encoding GNAT family N-acetyltransferase, protein MEIERLQKEDILLYKDLIDGCFGQSTDIEQYQKYELNGNYDILVAKENNEIMGSVTLYKIDLFTFDFQPCLMLFNVAVKQTHRRKKVAETLLNHVKKFAKDNGYRSISLTCLDDAYPAHKLYESVGFKKASSIKYNLSIE, encoded by the coding sequence ATGGAAATTGAACGTTTACAAAAAGAAGATATTCTATTATATAAAGACTTAATAGATGGATGTTTTGGACAAAGCACAGATATTGAGCAATACCAAAAATATGAGTTGAATGGTAATTATGATATTCTTGTAGCAAAGGAAAATAACGAGATAATGGGTAGTGTTACTTTGTATAAGATTGATCTTTTTACATTTGATTTTCAACCATGTTTGATGCTTTTTAATGTTGCAGTAAAGCAAACACATAGGCGCAAAAAAGTTGCAGAAACACTTTTGAACCATGTCAAAAAGTTTGCAAAAGATAATGGTTATCGCTCTATTTCGCTAACGTGTCTTGATGATGCATACCCTGCACATAAATTATATGAAAGTGTAGGATTCAAAAAAGCAAGTAGTATAAAATACAATTTGAGTATTGAATAA
- a CDS encoding TetR/AcrR family transcriptional regulator: MNENNKQNDKRERIINAALEEFSINGYKKTAIDEIVAKAEVSKGLIFHYFGNKKKLYLSLYQYCYDMMATYFFDKLDTTNTDFFHRIKNAEQIKLELLQQYPFFFQFLMKAYFETHTDVKADIDRINNSISPEAIAKSYSNIDYSKLKDNISPDILMKIINWTSYGYMQEVFQRGETDMQKIMDDYNVILDILMANFYKEEYLS; this comes from the coding sequence TTGAACGAAAATAATAAGCAAAATGATAAGCGAGAACGCATAATCAATGCGGCTTTAGAAGAATTCTCAATAAATGGTTATAAAAAAACTGCAATTGATGAAATTGTCGCAAAAGCAGAGGTTTCAAAAGGACTTATTTTTCACTACTTTGGAAACAAAAAGAAATTATACTTATCTTTATATCAATATTGTTATGATATGATGGCGACCTACTTTTTTGATAAGCTAGATACTACTAACACCGATTTTTTTCATCGTATTAAAAATGCCGAGCAAATTAAATTGGAACTGTTGCAGCAATATCCATTCTTCTTTCAGTTTTTAATGAAAGCATATTTTGAAACCCATACTGATGTAAAAGCAGACATTGACCGAATAAACAACAGCATAAGCCCTGAAGCAATCGCGAAAAGTTATAGTAATATTGACTATAGTAAATTAAAAGACAATATTTCTCCTGATATTTTGATGAAAATTATCAACTGGACATCATATGGCTATATGCAAGAGGTCTTTCAACGAGGAGAAACAGATATGCAAAAGATAATGGATGATTACAATGTCATTCTTGATATATTAATGGCTAATTTTTATAAGGAGGAATATCTATCATGA
- a CDS encoding ABC transporter ATP-binding protein — translation MSMIEIYNLTKDYGNNKGVFDVSFSIEKGEVFGFLGPNGAGKTTTIRHLLGFLNADSGSCTINGLNCRTSAHTIQKSLGYLPGEMPTVDDMTGTQLVKFIAELRGLNDLKKANELMERFELNPKGRIKKMSKGMKQKIGIVCSFMHDPDILILDEPTSGLDPLMQNRFVELILEEKQKGKTILMSSHMFEEVERTCDRVGIIREGKLVAIDDIDTLKASKRKNYVVSLSTQQEAQAFSQEPLNIISIHNNIVTVSLQGDMSPFLQAMTKYQVTNLDVASQSLEEVFMNYYGNGGQKNV, via the coding sequence ATGAGCATGATTGAAATTTATAACCTAACTAAAGACTACGGCAACAATAAGGGCGTTTTTGATGTATCCTTTTCAATTGAAAAAGGCGAAGTATTCGGATTTCTAGGGCCAAACGGTGCGGGAAAAACAACAACCATTCGCCACCTGCTCGGATTTTTAAATGCTGATTCCGGAAGTTGCACCATTAACGGATTGAATTGCAGAACAAGTGCGCATACAATCCAAAAAAGTCTTGGATATCTACCAGGAGAAATGCCTACTGTAGATGATATGACAGGTACACAACTTGTAAAATTTATTGCAGAGCTTCGTGGATTGAATGATCTCAAGAAAGCAAATGAGTTAATGGAACGCTTTGAGCTAAATCCAAAAGGAAGAATCAAAAAAATGTCAAAAGGCATGAAGCAAAAAATCGGCATTGTATGCTCCTTTATGCATGATCCTGATATTCTAATTCTTGATGAACCAACCAGTGGGTTAGATCCATTGATGCAAAATCGCTTTGTTGAACTTATATTAGAAGAAAAGCAAAAAGGCAAAACCATTTTAATGTCTTCCCATATGTTTGAAGAGGTTGAACGAACTTGTGACCGTGTTGGTATTATTCGTGAAGGCAAGCTTGTTGCTATTGATGATATTGACACCTTAAAAGCAAGCAAACGCAAAAACTATGTTGTTTCTCTATCTACTCAACAAGAAGCACAAGCATTTTCACAAGAACCGCTTAATATAATATCAATTCATAATAATATTGTAACAGTATCATTACAAGGTGATATGTCTCCTTTTTTACAAGCAATGACAAAATATCAAGTTACCAATTTGGATGTTGCTAGCCAAAGCCTAGAAGAAGTCTTTATGAATTACTATGGAAATGGAGGACAAAAAAATGTTTAG
- a CDS encoding ABC transporter permease subunit, with translation MFSLPLLKRTIRSNYIVFLIFAAVITMYFTLIVGMYSPETQETMQKLMATMPKEMMSAFGFDFQATTLIGFLASYLYGFIMLIFVMVYGIIVSNRLIAKHVDRGSMAYFLSTPNTRIKIAVTQAAFLLASVTIMVSYATVLGIICSEATFPGKLDIPTFVYMNFGVLLLHFALTGIGFFASCLFNDTKNSLAIGARLPIAFYIIQMLANTGEKLENFKYASIFTLFNPNDIIAGADGVGICFTILGSIAVVLYGAGMWVFHKRDLPL, from the coding sequence ATGTTTAGTTTGCCTTTATTGAAACGTACGATTCGATCTAATTACATAGTATTTTTAATTTTTGCTGCAGTAATTACAATGTATTTTACTCTTATTGTCGGAATGTATAGCCCTGAAACACAAGAAACAATGCAAAAATTGATGGCTACTATGCCCAAAGAAATGATGTCTGCATTTGGCTTTGATTTTCAAGCGACCACGCTAATCGGATTTTTAGCATCTTACTTATATGGTTTTATTATGCTTATTTTCGTTATGGTATATGGAATTATCGTATCAAATCGTTTAATCGCAAAGCATGTTGATCGTGGTTCTATGGCTTATTTCTTATCCACACCAAATACACGTATCAAAATTGCCGTTACACAAGCAGCTTTTCTTTTAGCGAGTGTTACAATAATGGTATCATACGCAACTGTTTTAGGTATTATTTGCAGTGAAGCTACCTTCCCCGGTAAATTAGACATTCCTACTTTTGTCTATATGAACTTTGGTGTCTTACTACTGCATTTTGCGTTAACCGGAATTGGTTTCTTTGCATCATGCTTATTCAATGATACGAAAAACTCACTTGCAATTGGTGCAAGATTACCCATAGCTTTTTATATCATTCAGATGTTGGCAAATACGGGTGAAAAGCTGGAAAACTTTAAATATGCCTCTATTTTTACGCTGTTTAATCCAAATGACATTATTGCTGGTGCAGATGGAGTTGGAATCTGCTTTACGATACTTGGTAGTATAGCAGTTGTATTATATGGTGCTGGTATGTGGGTATTTCATAAAAGAGATTTACCGTTGTAA
- a CDS encoding GNAT family N-acetyltransferase has protein sequence MHTIEQLTPKDYYKCQNIWDMSKQPHAQKWMKQMIDGNRIIFIYKINGEFIGEGALVFDTGDSDYTIPNRRIYLSRLVVKDEYRNQGIGSKIVDFLTQKAREFGLSEIALGVDTDNLPAIHLYQKKGFTDIIFEGEDEYGQYMKLLKKL, from the coding sequence ATGCATACGATTGAGCAGCTTACTCCTAAGGACTATTATAAATGTCAAAATATATGGGATATGAGCAAGCAGCCTCACGCACAAAAATGGATGAAACAAATGATTGACGGTAATCGTATCATATTTATCTATAAAATAAATGGTGAGTTTATAGGTGAAGGTGCATTAGTATTTGATACAGGCGATAGTGACTATACGATTCCCAACCGAAGAATTTATCTATCACGATTAGTAGTGAAAGATGAATACCGAAATCAAGGAATTGGTAGTAAAATTGTGGACTTTTTGACTCAGAAAGCTCGTGAGTTTGGTCTTTCAGAGATTGCCTTAGGCGTTGATACGGATAACCTTCCAGCAATCCATCTTTATCAGAAAAAAGGCTTTACTGATATTATTTTTGAAGGCGAAGATGAGTACGGACAGTACATGAAACTATTGAAGAAGCTATAA
- a CDS encoding phospho-N-acetylmuramoyl-pentapeptide-transferase, with product MLNLFLDSTWANGVALAGILVAFLVTFLVLKKGNGFLPKDQGREFAHDGKLSEGKPRGAGFVFIIVFAVVTILFGKFSIETIIYMLLVVAAMITGYLDDCAKTPWGEYIKGFLDFVIAVVTAITFINFNGSDVTFAFFGTTITFNPIVYGILAVVLIWVSINVTNCTDGVDGLSGTIAIISLATISVVNSIQGNGQSFNYVIFILCAAILAYLWFNANPSKLMMGDAGSRAIGLFIAIAILKTGSPFLYIPICIVFIIDGGLGLIKVALLRFLKIHILKNTRTPIHDHVRKTIGWSNTQTVSRFAILQLVASVIVVYLLLV from the coding sequence ATACTTGTGGCTTTTCTTGTAACATTTCTAGTGCTAAAAAAAGGAAATGGTTTCTTGCCAAAAGATCAAGGCAGAGAATTTGCCCATGATGGAAAATTATCTGAAGGTAAACCTCGTGGTGCCGGATTTGTTTTTATCATTGTATTTGCTGTGGTAACAATATTGTTTGGCAAGTTTAGTATAGAAACAATTATTTATATGTTATTGGTTGTTGCCGCAATGATAACCGGTTATTTGGATGATTGCGCAAAAACGCCATGGGGAGAGTATATTAAAGGCTTTCTAGACTTTGTAATCGCAGTTGTAACGGCAATTACGTTTATTAATTTTAATGGTAGCGATGTTACGTTTGCCTTCTTTGGAACAACAATAACGTTTAACCCTATTGTATATGGTATTCTGGCTGTTGTGTTAATTTGGGTATCTATTAACGTTACAAACTGTACAGATGGGGTAGACGGGTTATCTGGAACGATTGCTATTATATCTTTAGCAACGATTTCAGTTGTAAACTCTATTCAAGGAAACGGGCAATCCTTTAATTATGTTATCTTTATCTTATGTGCAGCTATATTAGCTTATCTATGGTTTAATGCAAACCCAAGTAAGCTTATGATGGGCGACGCAGGTTCACGTGCAATCGGTTTGTTTATTGCTATCGCAATATTAAAGACAGGTAGCCCTTTCTTATATATTCCAATTTGTATTGTGTTTATCATTGATGGAGGATTAGGCTTAATTAAGGTTGCTTTGTTACGTTTTTTAAAGATTCATATTTTAAAAAATACACGTACGCCAATTCATGACCATGTGCGAAAAACGATTGGTTGGTCAAACACGCAAACCGTTTCAAGATTTGCTATTTTGCAATTAGTCGCTTCAGTTATCGTAGTATATTTATTGCTAGTATAG